In the Sandaracinus amylolyticus genome, TCGTCGTCTGCTCGGCGGGCGCTTCGTTCGGCGGCGGCGTGGTCTCGCCCGCCGCCGGTGCACCGCCGCAGCCCGCGACGACCGCGCCGATCGCGATCGCGCCGAGCGCCACGCGAGCGACACCACAGAAGGGACAGCTCCGCTCCGCGACGCGCACGTGGCGCGCGCACCGTTCACACGAGACGAGGCGCATCACGGCATCGTCGCACGTCGGCGCGCGGTCACGAAGTGTACAATCACCATCGACTTCACCTCACGTCGGACCACACGCGGCAAATCCGTCAGGGGGCAATCTACACAGTGCGCGTGTAGACTCGCGACGTGCATCGCACGTCAGATTCCTCGCGGCGTTGGTCGTTCTCCTCTTCTTCCACCGCGCTGTCGCCGTGGCTGCTCCTGGCGCTCGCGCTGGGCGCCTGCGAGATGGACCGAGTCGGAATCGACCCCGACGCCGCACGCCCAGGATGCGACGGCGGCAGCTGCACCGACGCCCAGATGGCCGCGACGTGCAGCGACGGAGTGCGCAACGGCAGCGAGATCGCCGTCGACTGCGGCGGCACGTGCAGCGGGTGTCCGAACGGCACGACGTGCACCGCGGATCGCGACTGCGCGAGCGCGCTCTGCGTGTCCGGCACCTGCGCCGATCCGAGCTGCGACGACGCGCGCACCGACGGCGACGAGACCGACGTCGACTGCGGCGGACCGGAGTGCGATCCCTGCGACGACGGTCGCGCCTGCGAGGGCGCGAGCGACTGCACCAGCGGCGTGTGCGGAGACGACACCTGTCTCGCCGCGGGCTGCGCCGACACCGTGCAGAACGGCAGCGAGACCGACGTCGACTGCGGCGGCAGCTGCGCCGGCTGCGCGATCGGCGATGCCTGCACCGTCGCGACCGACTGCGCGAGCGGCGTCTGCGCGGACGACGTGTGCGTCGCGCCCGCGTGCGACGACGGAGTCACGAACGGCGACGAGACCGACGTCGACTGCGGCGGAAGCTGCTCCGGCTGCGCGGTCGGCGCGGCGTGCGACGACGGCGACGACTGCGTGAGCCTCTCGTGCGGCGACGCGGGGCAGTGCCTCGCGACGGCGTGCGACGACGAGATCGAGAACGGCACCGAGACCGACGTCGACTGCGGCGGTGCGTGCCCGCACTGCGAGGCCGGCGACGCCTGCGCCACCGCGGGCGACTGCGCGAGCGGCGTGTGCGATGCGTCGAACGTGTGCGCCGCGCCCGCGTGCGACGACGGAGTCGACAACGGCACCGAGACCGACGTCGACTGCGGCGGTGACTGCGCGTCGTGCGCCGACGGCGCGAGCTGCGGCGACCCGAGCGACTGCACCAGCGGCGTGTGCAGCGCGGGCACCTGCGTCGAGCCGACGTGCCTCGACGGAGTGCGCAACGACGGCGAGACCGACGTCGACTGCGGCGGGCCCTCGTGCGGCGACTGCGACGACGGCGAGGGCTGCGCGGGCGCGGGCGACTGCGCGAGCGGCGTGTGCAACGCGTCGAACGTGTGCGCCGTGCCCTCGTGCACCGACGGAGTCGACAACGGCACCGAGACCGACGTGGACTGCGGCGGCAGCTGCCCGGCGTGCGGTCAGGGCGAGGGCTGCACCGACGGCGACGACTGCGAGAGCGGCGTGTGCAGCGCGAACGCGTGCGCCGCGCCCTCGTGCAACGACGGAGTCGAGAACGGCAGCGAGACCGGCACCGACTGCGGCGGCGGAACCTGCAACGACTGCGGCACCGGCGGCGGATGCGCGGGCTCGAGCGACTGCACGAGCGGCGTGTGCACCGGCAACGTCTGCATCGCGCCCGCCTGCACCGACGGAGTGCGCAACGGCAGCGAGACCGGCACCGACTGCGGCGGCGGAACCTGCAACGACTGCGGCACCGGCGGTGGATGCGCGGGCCCCACCGACTGCGTGAGCGGCGTGTGCAACGCGATGAGCTGCGCCGCGCCGACCTGCACCGACGCCGTGCGCAACGGCGCCGAGACCGCCGCCGACTGCGGCGGTGGCACCTGCCCCGACTGTGCGCCCGGCCTCGCGTGCCTGAGCGCGAGCGACTGCACCAGCGGCGTCTGCACCGCCAACGTCTGCAGCGCGCCGAGCTGCACCGACGCGGTCCGCAACGGCACCGAGACCGGCACCGACTGCGGCGGCGGCACCTGCCCCGACTGCGGCACCGGCGGCGGATGCGCGAGCGCGAGCGACTGCACCAGCGGCGTCTGCACCGCCAACGTCTGCAGCGCGCCGAGCTGCACCGACGGAGTGCAGAACGGCACCGAGACCGACACCGACTGCGGCGGCGCGTCGTGCCCCGACTGCGCCGAGGGCGACTCGTGCACGGCGAACGGCGACTGCGCGAGCACGCACTGCGTGAGCAACGTGTGCGTCGTCGCGCCGACCGCGGCCTTCACCATCACGCCGCCCACCACCGCTGCGCCGCTCACCGTGAGCGCGACGAGCAGCGCGACGCCGGGCAGCGCCGCGATCACGCTGACTCGCTACGACTGGGGCGACGGCGGCGGCTTCGTCTCCGCGTCGACCCACACCTACGCGGCCTCGGGCACGTACACGGTCACGCAGCAGGTCCGCGACGCGAACAACCTCACCGCGACCGCGACGCAGACGATCACGGTCGACGACTTCCAGCCGGTGCGCTTCAGCACGACCGACATCTCGCCGGGCGTGAGCCTCTCGGTGGATCGGCTCGCGGTCGAGAGCTGGCCCACGCGCGGCGGCGTGCGCTCGAACCGCGCGGTGACGCCGGGCTCGGGCGTCTTCTACTTCGAGTCGGAGCGCCTGATCGAGCGCGGCTCGGTGTACGGCGCGGGCGTGGCGACCGCGCTCGAGGATCTCGGCAACGTCGCGGGCGCGACCGCGCAGTCGCTCGGCGCGATCACCGGCGGCGGCATCGAGAGCAACGGCAGCACCTGCACCGGCGGCACGCCGTGGTTCTCGCGCAGCGAGCGCTTCTTCGGCTTCGTCGTCGACTACCGCGGCACCTCGCCGACCGTGCACGTGCTGCTCGACGACGGCGCAGGCCTTCCGTACGTGAAGCAGTCGTGCGCGATGACGATCACCGCGCCGCTCTACATCTTCTACAGCGGTGAGCGCTACGAGCTCCGCTCGCAGATGCGCGTCAATCCCGGCAACGACACCACGAACCATCCGTTCCACTTCACCGCGAACGGCGTGCGCGACGCGCTCACCACGGCCGGCGCGAGCTCCGCGGCGAGCGCGCTGGTGATGGGCTGGGGCCAGACCCGCGCGCGCGACGTGAGCACCGCGCCCGTGCTCACGACGTCGCCCGATCTCACCGTCGCGGTGGGCACGCCGGTGATGCTCACGGCGAGCGCGACGGATGCCGAGGACGGCACGCTCACGTCGTCGATCACCTGGGAGGACGTCGCGACGCAGCGCCACGCGCGCACGACCGGCACCGGCGCGTCGTTCTCGTTCACGCCGACCGCGGTGGGACGTCATCCGATCGTCGTGACCGCGACCGACTCGTACGAGGTCAGCACGACCCGCACGATCATGGTCACGGTCACCGGCACGCTCCCCCAGTTCGATCCGGTCGTGCTCACGCCGGACTCGCTCACGGGCACGGGCATCACCGTCGCGCCGGGCGGGCTCGCGGCGCGCTTCGACGGCTTCGACAAGTACGGCGTCCGCGCGAACCAGCCGATCTACGGGCAGTTCTGGTACTTCGAGGCCACCCGCCAGGTGCCCGCGTCGAACATGGGCATGGGTCTCGTGATCCGCGATGGCGATCTCGATCCCTACGAGTTCGGTCGCGTGCCCTACTCGATGTCGGTGAACACGCTCGGCGGCACGTGGCGCAACCTGGTGTGGCAGAGCGCGTGGGACAGCTCGGAGAGCACCTACGGTCTCGCGGTCGACTACCGCGGTCCGAACCCGATCGTCTACGTGATCATCAACGGCGTCGTGCAGGAGACGCTGGTGCTCGACGACGTGTGGGTCCCGCTCTACCCGATGCTCTACGCGAACCCGACCGGCAGCGTCGCGCCCGCGCTCGACTGGACGATCAACTTCGGGACCTCGGCGTTCGTGCACGATCCGGTCGCGATCCTCACCGCGGCAGGCGTCGACGCGAGCGGGCTCGAGGTCGGTTGGGGCGACGCGAACACGCCGTGATCGGAGCACGGGATGCTCTCGACTGCGACCGCACGGTCGCAGTCGAGCGCGCAACCGCGAGTGGAAATGCTTGCTGATTCGCGGACTGATCGCCGCGAGCCCGAGGCACGCGTGATGCACTCTCGGGCGAGCCCCATGCGTGCCGCTTCGCTCCTCTCGCTCGCGCTGCTGATCGGATGCTCACCGGAGATCACGAGCGACGCCCCACGTGACGCCGCCGTCGATGCGCGCACTGCGGTCGACGCGAGCAACCCCGCGAGCGACGCCGCGAGCGACGAGCCCGACGCGAGCGCGCCCGACGCCTCGAGCGATCCCGATGCCGGGCCCGACGTCGCGCGCAGCGTCGGATGCACGAGCGGTGGAGGCCTCGCCGAGGGCGAGCACACCTTCACGCTCGACGGGCTCGATCGGCTCTATCGCCTGCGCCTGCCCGAGGGCTACACCCGCGATCGCGCGTGGCCGCTGATCCTCGCGCTCCACCCGAACGGCGGGAACGCGGGCTACTGGGACGGCACCTCGGGCGATCGTGCGATCCGCAACCTCGCGCGCGAAGAGGCGATCGTGCTCGTCGCACAGGCGCGCGAGGGCGACTGGCGCGGCGATCTCCCCGTCGAGCTCGCCTACTTCGATCACGTGATCGACGAGCTCGAGGGCGCGCTCTGCGTCGACACCTCGCGCATCTTCTCGATGGGCTTCAGCGGCGGCGGCTCGTTCAGCGGCGTGCTCGGCTGCATGCGCGACGACATCCGCGCGATCGCGAGCGGCGGCGCGGTGATCTACTTCGATCGCGAGGCCTGCGTCGGGGAGCCCGCGGCGTGGATCACCATCGGCGCGGAGGAGCTGATCGACGGGCGCGCGCAATTCCGCGACTTCTGGCGCGATCGCAGCGGATGCGAGGCGAGCTCGATGGCGACCGATCCCGCGCCCTGCACCGCGTACGACGGCTGCGAGAGCGCGCGCCCGGTCCACTACTGCCAGCACGAGGGCGGCCACGTGTGGCCCGCGTTCGGGACCCAGGCGGCGTGGGACTTCTTCCGGCAGTACTTCTGAGGCGTCGCCGTCGCCGTTCGCGACCATCCTCGCGCCGTGCTTGATGCGTCCGCACGCGCGCGGTACGACGCGCGCGATGACCGACGAGACGCGGGGCACGTCTGCATCGGGGAGATCGCTGGCCGATCTGATCGCGCTCGCCGCGCTCAGCGCGGCGTGGTGGAGCGCGGCCGTGCTCGTCGATCCACGCGGCGACTTCCCGCTCAACGACGACTGGGGCTACGCGGTGCCGGTGCGCGCGCTCGTCGACGAGGGCACGCTGCGCTTCGCCGACTGGCAGAGCATGCCGCTGCTCACCCAGGCGCTCTGGGGCGCGGCGTTCTCCGCGCCCCTCGGCGTGTCGTTCACCGCGATGCGGGTCTCGACGCTCGTGCTCGGCTGGCTCGGGCTGCTCGCGACCTACGCGCTGCTGCGCACGCTGCGTGCGCCGGTGCGATGGGCCGCGCTCGGCGCGTGCGCGCTCGCGCTCTCGCCCGTCTACTTCGCGCTCGCGTTCTCGTTCATGACCGACGTGCCCTTCGTCGCGCTGATGATCGCGGCGAGCGCGGCGTGGGTGCACGCGGTGCGCACCGAGCGCGCGAGCTGGCGCGTGATCGCGACGCTCCTCGCGGTGCTCGCGACCCTCGATCGCCAGATCGGCATCGCACTGCCGCTCGCGTGGGCGGTCGCCGATGCGCTGCGGCTCGGGCTGGGACGGCGCTGGGTCGCGAGCGCGCTCGTGCCGCTGGTGATCGTCGTGGGCGCGCTGGTCGCGTTCCAGAAGATCGTCGGCGCGACCATCGGACTGCCGGCCTTCTATCACACGAAGTCGGTCGAGCTGATGCAGGCGCTCGGCGGCCTGGTGCGGCTGCGCGGGCTCCGTTATCCGCTCGAGCGCACCTCGCTCTCGCTGGTCTATCTCGGGCTCTGGTCGCTCCCGCTCACGCTCGGCGCCGCGGTCGCGATCGCGCGCCGCCGCTGGGTGATCGCGAGCACGCTCGCTGCGCTCGTCGTCGGGCTCGCGCTCGGGGTGATCGGGCGCGGGATGCCGCTCACCGGCAACGTGTGGATCGAGACCGGCATCGGGCCCTACACGCTCGACGGAGACGCGCCGCACGCGCCGCGCATCGTGTGGATCGTGATCACCGGCGTCGGCGTCGCCGCCGCGTGGCTGATGCTCGTGGTGCTCGGTCGGGCGCTGCGCGCGCGGCTCGCTTGGGACGACGCGGAGCCCACGATGCGAGCGCGCGCGAAGCGCGCGTGGAGCGCGCTGCGTGAGGGCGAGATGCCGATCTGGATCGCGCTCTTCCTGACCGCGCTGATCGGCTACGCGCCCACCGCGATCGTCTACGGGCCCTTCTTCGATCGTTATCTGCTCGGTCAGCTCCCGTTCGTTCTCGCGCTGCTCGCGCTCGAGATCCTCCCGGCCCCGACCGATCGCCGCGTCGTCGCGCTGGGCAGCGCCTTCGTCGCCGCGTCCGCGCTGTTCTCGGTCGCCGCGACCCACGACTACCTCGCGTGGCACCGCGCGCGCTGGGCGCTGGTCGAGCGCGCCGCCGAGCGCTCGATCGCGCGCACCTCGATCGACGGTGGGTTCGAGGTGAACAACCACCCCGCCCCCGAGGGCCCGCCGATCGAGAACGAGGACGCGCCCTACCGGCTCGCGATGTCGCCGATGGACGCGCACGAGGTGATCGACGAGCTCGAGGTCGACGCCTGGATGCCGTGGTCGATCGAGCGCGTGTACCTGCTGCGCGCGCAGTGATCGATCACCGCGGCTCGCCGAGCTCGTCGGCAGCGCGGAACAGGTTGATCGGCACGCTCAGGTAGCGCCGCCCCGCGGCGTCGGCGGGCGGCATCCGGCCGCCGTCGACGTTGATCTGCACGCTCTGGAACAGCAGCTTCGGCGCGGGCAGCGTCGCATCCCGCGCGTTGCGCGCCCGGACGAATTCCTCGCGCGTCGTGCGCGCGGAGAGCTGCGGGTTGTGGTCCTTCTCGGCGCCGATCGTCGTCTCCCAGCGCACCTCGCGGCCGGGAAGGTAGTCGTGCCCGGGGAACACCCGCGTGGCGTCGGGCAGCGCATAGAGCTTCTGGACCGAGTCGAACATCCGCTCGGCGCTCCCGCTCGGGAAGTCGCAGCGACCGGTGCCGTAGTCGTCCATGAAGAGCAGATCGCCGGTGAACAACGCGTCGTCGATCCGGTAGGTGACGCACGCGGGCGTGTGGCCCGGCGTCGCGATCACCTGCACGCGCAGGCTGCCCGCCTCGATCACGTCGCCCTCGGCGACGAGCCGATCGAACTGGCGCCCGTCGGTCGCGAGGTGATCGAGCGCGAGGACGCTCTTGAACGTGCGCTGCACCTCGGTGATCGCCGCGCCGATCGCCACGCGCGCGTCGAAGCGCCGGCGCAGCAGCGCGGAGCCCGAGAGGTGGTCGGCGTGGGCGTGCGTCTCGAGCGACCACCACAGCCGCAGCCCGTGCTCGCGCACGAAGTCGCCGAGCCGATCGATCGACTCGGTGGACGTGGACGAGCCGATCGGCTCGTAGTCGAGCACCGGATCGATCGCGACCGCATCGCGCGTGGCCGGGTCGTACACGACGTACGAGAGCGTGAACGTGCGCGGATCGAAGAACGCCTGGACCTGCATGACGAGACCTCGCGTCGAGTGGGTTGTGCTGGTCGCCCGGAGCAGCGGCCGTGCCGCCGCGAGGTCGTGCCCCGAGGGCGTCGCCCTCTACGCACCGTCGCCCTGCCGATCGGTGTGCGCGCTCACGCGCGACGTTTCATCGCGCGTTTCATCGCGACCACGCGTCGCTGAAACGTCGTTTCACGACGATGCAACACGACGGAACGCGAGCGCGCGAGCCACCTCTCGGCAGCTCGCGCGCTTCCACGGAGGACGACCGCTCGCGGTCAGGCGTCGGGCGTCGCGTGCGACCGCTCCACCCATCCCACGACCCACATCGATCCGACCATCGCGAGCACGAACACCACCGCCGAGATCGATCCGCTCGCCAGCGCGGTCACGCCCGGCCCGGGGCAGTACCCGCCGAGCCCCCAGCCCACGCCGAAGAGCGCGGCCCCGGCGAGCAGCCTGCGATCGAGATCGCGACGCGTCGGCAGCGCGAACGTCTCGGCGAGGAGCGGTGCGCGCCGGCGGCGCACCCACCGGTACACCGAGGCGTTCACCGCGATCGCGCCGACCATCACGAACATCAGCGCAGGCCGCCAGTCGCCGGTGACGTCGAGGAACCCGATCACGTTCGCGGGCTCGGTCATCCCGCCGACGACCAGACCGATCGCGAAGAGCGCGCCCGCGGCGAACGCGGCGAGGCCCTGCTTGGTGCGCGCGTCCATCAGAGACCTCCGAGCAGGCGCATCGCGAGCACGGTGAGCCCGCCGGTGAGCATGAACGTGAGCGTCGCGACGATGGAGCGCGGCGCGAGACGGCTGATGCCGCACACGCCGTGGCCGCTGGTGCACCCGTTCCCGATCCGCGTGCCCACGCCGACGAGCACGCCGGCGAGCGCCACCAGCGGCAGCGCGGGCGCGCCGCTCGCGTCGAAGCGGTCGGGCATCAGCACGAGCCCGACGAGCCCTCCCGCGACGAGCCCGGCGACGAAGAGCGCGCGCCACGCGACGTCGCCCCGCACCGGCGCGACCAGCCCGCCGAGGATGCCGCTGATGCCGGCGATCTTGCCGTTCAGCGCGAGCAGCAACGCCGACGCGGTGCCGATCATCACGCCTCCCGCGAGCGCCCATCCGAACGAGACCAGATCCATCCGAGACGTCCTCCTCTCGAAGCCTGCATCGCAGCCCGCGTGCCAGCGACCATGCCCGCGATCGCGGCGGAGGGAACGCACACGGACGTTTCGCGAGCGTTTCACCGGCCGCGAACCGGTGAAACATCACGTTTCGATCGGTTCCGCGATCCCGCGATTCTTCACGGGCTCGACCCCGCGCCGGGCACGGCACGGTCGTCGCTATCGAGCCCTTCACGTCATGTCGCTCGTCGTCGGTCTCGCGCTCGCGATCCTCGTCGGCGTCTCGCTCGGTCTGCTGGGCGGAGGCGGCTCGATCCTCATGGTCCCGGTCCTCGTGTACGTGCTGGGACGCGGCACCCACGAGGCGATCGCGACCTCGCTCGTCGTGGTCGGCACGACCAGCCTCGCGGCGCTGATCCCGCACGCGCGCGCCGGTCGGGTGCGCTGGAGGACGGGCCTGCTCTTCGGCGCGACCAGCATGCTCGGCGCGTACGCCGCGGGGCGCGTCGCGCACGTCGTGCCGGGCGTGGTGCTGCTGCTCGCGTTCGGCGCGATGATGCTGGTGACCGCGGGCGCGATGATGCGCGCACGCCTCGCGACCGCGGCCACGACGGAGCACCCGCTGCGGATCGTGGTGCAGGGCGCGATCGTCGGCGCGATCACCGGGCTCGTGGGCGCGGGCGGCGGCTTCGTCGTGGTGCCGGCGCTGGTGCTGCTGGGCGCGCTCTCGATGCGCGAGGCGATCGGCACCTCGCTGCTCGTGATCGCGATGAACTCGGCGGCGGCGCTCGCCGGACACCTGGGCTCGACCTCGATCGACGTCGGGCTCGCCGCGATGATCACCGCCGCCGCGGTGATCGGCAGCGCCGCCGGCGCGGTGGTCGCGGGCCGCGTGCGTCAGGACCTGCTGCGGCGCGCCTTCGCGTGGCTCGTCGTGACGATGGCGGTGTTCCTGCTCTCGCAGGAGATCCCTCGCGCCGCGGGCGTCGAGGTGGTGCTCGGTCGCGACTGGCCGTGCGTGCTCGGGCTCACTGCGATCCCGATGGCGCTCGCGGCGATCGACCTCGCGCGGATGCGCCGCGCGGCCGAGGGCGTCGCGGAGGAGACGCTGCGGCGCTCCATCGCGTGAAACACACGTTTCACCGCTGACCCGAGCTGTTTCATGCACGTGAAACATCGAGCCGAGAGGAAGACGTCGATGGAGCATCCTGGAGATCCTCGGACGAGCCCGGCCACGCGGCAGCCGGCGGGCGACACCCGCGCGATCCTCGACGCGCTCTCGCGCATCGAGCAGCGGCTCGATCGCGTCGAGGCGATCGCCTCCGCGGCGCGCGCGGACGCAGCGAGCGCGCTCGCCGGGGCGACCGACACCTTCGACCACGCGATGCGCGC is a window encoding:
- a CDS encoding PKD domain-containing protein — translated: MDRVGIDPDAARPGCDGGSCTDAQMAATCSDGVRNGSEIAVDCGGTCSGCPNGTTCTADRDCASALCVSGTCADPSCDDARTDGDETDVDCGGPECDPCDDGRACEGASDCTSGVCGDDTCLAAGCADTVQNGSETDVDCGGSCAGCAIGDACTVATDCASGVCADDVCVAPACDDGVTNGDETDVDCGGSCSGCAVGAACDDGDDCVSLSCGDAGQCLATACDDEIENGTETDVDCGGACPHCEAGDACATAGDCASGVCDASNVCAAPACDDGVDNGTETDVDCGGDCASCADGASCGDPSDCTSGVCSAGTCVEPTCLDGVRNDGETDVDCGGPSCGDCDDGEGCAGAGDCASGVCNASNVCAVPSCTDGVDNGTETDVDCGGSCPACGQGEGCTDGDDCESGVCSANACAAPSCNDGVENGSETGTDCGGGTCNDCGTGGGCAGSSDCTSGVCTGNVCIAPACTDGVRNGSETGTDCGGGTCNDCGTGGGCAGPTDCVSGVCNAMSCAAPTCTDAVRNGAETAADCGGGTCPDCAPGLACLSASDCTSGVCTANVCSAPSCTDAVRNGTETGTDCGGGTCPDCGTGGGCASASDCTSGVCTANVCSAPSCTDGVQNGTETDTDCGGASCPDCAEGDSCTANGDCASTHCVSNVCVVAPTAAFTITPPTTAAPLTVSATSSATPGSAAITLTRYDWGDGGGFVSASTHTYAASGTYTVTQQVRDANNLTATATQTITVDDFQPVRFSTTDISPGVSLSVDRLAVESWPTRGGVRSNRAVTPGSGVFYFESERLIERGSVYGAGVATALEDLGNVAGATAQSLGAITGGGIESNGSTCTGGTPWFSRSERFFGFVVDYRGTSPTVHVLLDDGAGLPYVKQSCAMTITAPLYIFYSGERYELRSQMRVNPGNDTTNHPFHFTANGVRDALTTAGASSAASALVMGWGQTRARDVSTAPVLTTSPDLTVAVGTPVMLTASATDAEDGTLTSSITWEDVATQRHARTTGTGASFSFTPTAVGRHPIVVTATDSYEVSTTRTIMVTVTGTLPQFDPVVLTPDSLTGTGITVAPGGLAARFDGFDKYGVRANQPIYGQFWYFEATRQVPASNMGMGLVIRDGDLDPYEFGRVPYSMSVNTLGGTWRNLVWQSAWDSSESTYGLAVDYRGPNPIVYVIINGVVQETLVLDDVWVPLYPMLYANPTGSVAPALDWTINFGTSAFVHDPVAILTAAGVDASGLEVGWGDANTP
- a CDS encoding glycosyltransferase family 39 protein, which encodes MTDETRGTSASGRSLADLIALAALSAAWWSAAVLVDPRGDFPLNDDWGYAVPVRALVDEGTLRFADWQSMPLLTQALWGAAFSAPLGVSFTAMRVSTLVLGWLGLLATYALLRTLRAPVRWAALGACALALSPVYFALAFSFMTDVPFVALMIAASAAWVHAVRTERASWRVIATLLAVLATLDRQIGIALPLAWAVADALRLGLGRRWVASALVPLVIVVGALVAFQKIVGATIGLPAFYHTKSVELMQALGGLVRLRGLRYPLERTSLSLVYLGLWSLPLTLGAAVAIARRRWVIASTLAALVVGLALGVIGRGMPLTGNVWIETGIGPYTLDGDAPHAPRIVWIVITGVGVAAAWLMLVVLGRALRARLAWDDAEPTMRARAKRAWSALREGEMPIWIALFLTALIGYAPTAIVYGPFFDRYLLGQLPFVLALLALEILPAPTDRRVVALGSAFVAASALFSVAATHDYLAWHRARWALVERAAERSIARTSIDGGFEVNNHPAPEGPPIENEDAPYRLAMSPMDAHEVIDELEVDAWMPWSIERVYLLRAQ
- a CDS encoding MBL fold metallo-hydrolase, which gives rise to MQVQAFFDPRTFTLSYVVYDPATRDAVAIDPVLDYEPIGSSTSTESIDRLGDFVREHGLRLWWSLETHAHADHLSGSALLRRRFDARVAIGAAITEVQRTFKSVLALDHLATDGRQFDRLVAEGDVIEAGSLRVQVIATPGHTPACVTYRIDDALFTGDLLFMDDYGTGRCDFPSGSAERMFDSVQKLYALPDATRVFPGHDYLPGREVRWETTIGAEKDHNPQLSARTTREEFVRARNARDATLPAPKLLFQSVQINVDGGRMPPADAAGRRYLSVPINLFRAADELGEPR
- a CDS encoding DUF6691 family protein; its protein translation is MDARTKQGLAAFAAGALFAIGLVVGGMTEPANVIGFLDVTGDWRPALMFVMVGAIAVNASVYRWVRRRRAPLLAETFALPTRRDLDRRLLAGAALFGVGWGLGGYCPGPGVTALASGSISAVVFVLAMVGSMWVVGWVERSHATPDA
- a CDS encoding YeeE/YedE family protein; its protein translation is MDLVSFGWALAGGVMIGTASALLLALNGKIAGISGILGGLVAPVRGDVAWRALFVAGLVAGGLVGLVLMPDRFDASGAPALPLVALAGVLVGVGTRIGNGCTSGHGVCGISRLAPRSIVATLTFMLTGGLTVLAMRLLGGL
- a CDS encoding sulfite exporter TauE/SafE family protein, producing MSLVVGLALAILVGVSLGLLGGGGSILMVPVLVYVLGRGTHEAIATSLVVVGTTSLAALIPHARAGRVRWRTGLLFGATSMLGAYAAGRVAHVVPGVVLLLAFGAMMLVTAGAMMRARLATAATTEHPLRIVVQGAIVGAITGLVGAGGGFVVVPALVLLGALSMREAIGTSLLVIAMNSAAALAGHLGSTSIDVGLAAMITAAAVIGSAAGAVVAGRVRQDLLRRAFAWLVVTMAVFLLSQEIPRAAGVEVVLGRDWPCVLGLTAIPMALAAIDLARMRRAAEGVAEETLRRSIA